GGCACGGTTCGAACCCGCGGTGCGCCTCACGGCACGGCGCCTGATCGACCGGTTCGCGGATCGAGGCGCAGCCGACCTGGCGCGCGAACTGGCCAGACCGCTCCCGGCCGAGATGGTCTGCACGTGGCTGGGCTTCCCAGACGACGATCACCCGGAGCTGCTGGACTGGTTCGGTCACATGCTCGAGCGGGTGCCGGGCCAGCGGACCCTGCCCGCGTCCGCGCTCGAGGCACGGGACCGGCTGCGGGCCTACATTGAGGAGGTCGCGGCGGACCGCCGAGCCACGCCCCGCGACGACCTGCTGAGCGTGCTGGTCCAGGCGCAGGCGAACGGCACTATCAGTCGGGACGAGGTGCTCGGCTGCTGCGTGCTCCTGTTCATGGCCGGCATCACCACCACATCCGGCCTGATCTCGAATTCCCTCTTCCACCTGAACCGCTTCCCAGACCAGCGCGAGCTGTTGCGTCTGGAGCCGGAGCGGATCACCGCGGCGATCGAGGAGCTCGCGCGCTTCGATGCGCCGATCCAGACCGTCCTCCGGACGGCGACGAGGGATGTCGAGTCGTTCGGCGCGGTGATCCCCGCGGGCGCTCACGTGAGCCTCATATGGGCCTCGGCCAACCGCGACGAGCGCCGCTGGCGGGATCCGGATCGCCTCGACATCACGCGAGCGCCGGAACGGCACGTCTCGTTCGGCGAGGGGATCCACCACTGCATCGGAGCGCCGCTCGCCCGCCTCGAAGCGCGCATCGCCCTCGAGGAGCTGTTCGCGCGAATCCCGACGTATGCCGTCTCGGGACCGATCAGGCGCGTCACCACGCCGACCGATCGCGCCTTGGAGAGCCTGCCGGTCGAATTCTAAGCGAACCCCCTGCGACCGACCGCGACGCTCAGCCTTTCGTCGCCTCGGCGCCGAGGTAATGCCTGATCCGCTCGAACATGAAACGCCACGATTCGACGGCACGCTCCTCCCAGGCAAAGACGCAGCTGGTCAGGATGCCGTCGAAACCGACCCGGCGGAGGGCGCCGAAGCAGGCTTCGAAATCCACCTCGCCCTGACCGATGTCCAGGTGCTGGTGGACCCGGGCCGTGGACCCTGGTGGGTTCACGATGTACCGGAGGCCGGACGAGGCTCGATGGTTGAGGACGTCGGCGATGTGGACCTGAGCGAGGACGGGCGCCGAATACTCGATCATCGCCGCGATGTCGTCGCCCAGGTAGTAGGTGTGCGGGGCGCAGAAGACGTACCGGACCAGCGGTGAATCGATCCCGCGAACCAGGTCGACCGCCTCCGTGTTGCGCTCGATGAAGTCATCCGGGTGGGCTTCGAGGTTCAGGCGGATGCCCTCGCGCTCGAAGATCGGCAGGAGCTCCTCCATCGAGCGCCAGAACTGGGCTTCGCTGCGCGCCGCCTGCTCCGGGCGCCCGTTGAACTCGGAGTTCATCGTGCTGCAGCCGACGTCGACACTGAGCTGGATGGCACGCTTCCAGTAGCGGACGGCAGCCAGCCGCTCATCCTCGTCCGGGCTGGACCAGCGATACAGGGGCAGGATCGAGGCGAGCTGCATCCCGGTGTCGGAGAGCGCCGTCCGGAACTCGGCGACCTTGGCCCAGTCCGCCCGGGGGTGGGTGAAGAACGGGATGAAATCGGGCCGCGGCGACAGCTCGATCGAGTCGTAGCCGATGTCCGCCGCGATCCGGCAGACCTCCGCGAACGGGCGTTCGCGCAGCATGTACGGATCGAGCGCGATCTTCACGTCAGGCATGCTCCCATGTTGCAGGACCGATGCGCGCGCGGAGGGTCGCTCCGCTCGCTGCGATCCGCGCGGCCATGCGCGCGCGGAGTGCCGGATCCCCTACCACTGCCATCGTCTCCAGCCATCGTACGGTGCCGTTGATGACCTGGAGGATGGCCTCCGCATCGCCCCGCGCGAACAGAGGCCGATCCAGTACCTCCACGTACACCGGCGAGGTGTGGGACGCCATGCTGGTGTTGAACGCCGAGTGGATCTCATGGTCGCTGCGCGATCGTGCGGCAACCCACGCCCCGCCGTCGATCTCGATGACGGTCTCGAGGCGGACGTCATCTGTGGCCTGCGGCGCATCCCGCCGAGCGACCACGCGGCCGTTCACGATCAGCTCTACTGAGCCGATGATCGGCTGTGCGGCGCGCGCGCGGACGTGCGCCTCGAGGTGTCCGCCGGACGCCGGAAGGGACAGGACGTCGCCGGGCTCGTGCCCGTCGACGGACAGCTCGATTACCGGTCCGGATGTGGCGAACGTCCGGCCTGCGCGCACGGCGGCGGACCATGCCTCGAATGTCGGGGGCTCGTCCGGATCGAGCCGGGCGTAGGTGCGGACCGCGCCCACCGGTACCTCAGCGGACATCTTGTCGGTGCCGCCCAGGACCGGCACCCGGTAGCCGCAGTTGAGGAATCGGTACCACTCGAGGATCGACGGATTATCGAGACCCGGGGCGAAGCACTGCATCTCGATGGCGTCGATCCGTCCGGCGACGATGCCGGCAGCGATCTCAGCAAAGGGCAGCGGAAAATGCGCCCCGACGACGAGACCGCCCTCGGCGTGGCAGCGATCGGCCCAGTCGCTCAGGAGCTCCGTGATCGCCCCGCCGATGCGACCTTCGGGGGCGCCGCCCGCAGCCAGCGGTACGACCGGGTGCCTCGCCCCGAGCAGCGCCAGGTGACCGAGCATGT
The sequence above is drawn from the Chloroflexota bacterium genome and encodes:
- a CDS encoding cytochrome P450, with protein sequence MVDDPYPVYRRLRDEAPLHHDEDRGIWAFSRFEDVQRAARDWQTFSRSEGNDHDDTYQLFQPAGDLAALDPPEHTRMRGALRGAFSPSAIKARFEPAVRLTARRLIDRFADRGAADLARELARPLPAEMVCTWLGFPDDDHPELLDWFGHMLERVPGQRTLPASALEARDRLRAYIEEVAADRRATPRDDLLSVLVQAQANGTISRDEVLGCCVLLFMAGITTTSGLISNSLFHLNRFPDQRELLRLEPERITAAIEELARFDAPIQTVLRTATRDVESFGAVIPAGAHVSLIWASANRDERRWRDPDRLDITRAPERHVSFGEGIHHCIGAPLARLEARIALEELFARIPTYAVSGPIRRVTTPTDRALESLPVEF
- a CDS encoding sugar phosphate isomerase/epimerase — translated: MKIALDPYMLRERPFAEVCRIAADIGYDSIELSPRPDFIPFFTHPRADWAKVAEFRTALSDTGMQLASILPLYRWSSPDEDERLAAVRYWKRAIQLSVDVGCSTMNSEFNGRPEQAARSEAQFWRSMEELLPIFEREGIRLNLEAHPDDFIERNTEAVDLVRGIDSPLVRYVFCAPHTYYLGDDIAAMIEYSAPVLAQVHIADVLNHRASSGLRYIVNPPGSTARVHQHLDIGQGEVDFEACFGALRRVGFDGILTSCVFAWEERAVESWRFMFERIRHYLGAEATKG